A part of Aquaspirillum sp. LM1 genomic DNA contains:
- a CDS encoding SirB2 family protein — protein sequence MSYLALKHLHLSCVALTALLFILRGGLRAWRPLALRARFWRIAPHLIDTVLLVAGVTLAIQARLNPLEHPWLAGKLWLLLVYIALGSVALKRGKTAAQRGVAYGLALGVLATMAWLALAKPGG from the coding sequence ATGAGCTATCTTGCCCTTAAACACCTGCACCTGAGCTGCGTGGCGCTGACCGCGCTGTTGTTTATCCTCCGTGGCGGGCTGCGCGCCTGGCGACCGCTGGCCTTGCGGGCGCGCTTCTGGCGCATCGCCCCGCACCTGATCGACACCGTCTTGCTGGTCGCCGGCGTTACCCTGGCCATTCAAGCCCGGCTTAACCCGCTGGAGCACCCGTGGCTGGCCGGCAAGCTGTGGCTGTTGCTGGTGTATATCGCGCTGGGCAGTGTGGCGCTGAAACGGGGCAAGACTGCCGCCCAGCGTGGGGTGGCGTATGGCCTGGCGCTGGGCGTGCTAGCCACCATGGCCTGGCTGGCACTGGCCAAACCGGGCGGATAA
- a CDS encoding RNA-binding S4 domain-containing protein, producing the protein MQHEEFALDKEYIALNDLLKVCGVVDSGGAGKALVASGAVSVDGAQELRKTCKIRPGQTVSGEGFEIRVTAAA; encoded by the coding sequence ATGCAACACGAAGAATTTGCGCTGGACAAGGAATACATCGCCCTCAACGACCTGCTGAAGGTGTGCGGGGTGGTCGATAGCGGCGGTGCCGGCAAGGCGCTGGTGGCCAGCGGCGCGGTCAGCGTCGATGGCGCACAGGAGCTGCGCAAAACCTGCAAGATTCGCCCAGGCCAGACGGTCAGCGGCGAAGGGTTTGAAATCCGGGTGACGGCGGCGGCATGA
- a CDS encoding oxidoreductase-like domain-containing protein yields the protein MSASDDEIFDPEPEAPEPLADGACCGSGCENCVLDSYQAELSAYRLKHWQWVQRQAQRQAGHGADGASC from the coding sequence ATGAGCGCAAGCGACGACGAGATTTTCGACCCGGAGCCCGAAGCCCCCGAACCGCTGGCCGACGGGGCCTGCTGCGGCAGCGGCTGTGAAAACTGCGTGCTGGACAGCTATCAGGCGGAGCTATCGGCTTACCGGCTGAAACACTGGCAGTGGGTGCAGCGGCAGGCCCAACGCCAGGCTGGCCACGGCGCTGACGGGGCAAGCTGTTAG
- a CDS encoding 3',5'-nucleoside bisphosphate phosphatase, whose product MAKLDLHCHSTASDGALPPDELVARAAARGSRMLALTDHDCTAGLALARQAAEQAGLDLINGVEISVSWQKRAVHIVGLDINPDCPALVAGLHSVREGRVERARRMGEALAKIGIHGAFDGALQRCGNPEMIGRTHFARFLVDSGEVKNVAAVFRKYLVKGKPGYVAHEWATLADAVSWIRQAGGIAVIAHPGRYEIGRMLMEQLVEDFKAVGGEAIEVVSASHTLDQSHKFALLAARMELLASAGSDFHAPGEGGRDVGLTANLPPICVPVWSRFSPPRATPSAD is encoded by the coding sequence ATGGCCAAGCTAGATTTGCACTGCCACTCCACCGCTTCCGACGGTGCCTTGCCGCCCGATGAGCTGGTGGCGCGTGCGGCGGCGCGTGGCTCGCGCATGCTGGCGCTGACCGACCATGACTGTACCGCCGGGCTGGCGCTGGCGCGTCAGGCCGCTGAGCAGGCCGGGCTGGATCTGATCAACGGGGTGGAAATCTCGGTGTCCTGGCAAAAGCGCGCCGTGCATATTGTGGGCCTGGATATCAACCCGGACTGCCCGGCGCTGGTGGCCGGGCTGCATTCGGTGCGTGAAGGCCGGGTGGAGCGCGCCCGGCGCATGGGCGAGGCGCTGGCCAAAATTGGCATTCATGGCGCGTTTGACGGCGCGCTGCAGCGCTGTGGCAACCCGGAAATGATTGGCCGCACCCACTTTGCCCGGTTTCTGGTGGACAGCGGCGAAGTCAAAAATGTCGCGGCGGTGTTTCGCAAGTATCTGGTCAAGGGCAAGCCCGGCTATGTGGCGCACGAATGGGCGACGCTGGCCGATGCGGTGAGCTGGATTCGCCAGGCCGGCGGCATTGCGGTGATTGCCCACCCAGGCCGTTATGAAATTGGCCGCATGCTGATGGAACAACTGGTCGAGGACTTCAAGGCCGTGGGCGGCGAAGCGATTGAAGTGGTCAGCGCCAGCCACACCCTGGATCAAAGCCATAAGTTTGCCCTGCTGGCGGCGCGGATGGAGTTGCTGGCCAGCGCCGGCAGTGATTTTCATGCGCCCGGCGAAGGCGGGCGCGATGTGGGCCTCACGGCCAATTTACCCCCGATTTGCGTGCCGGTGTGGAGCCGCTTCAGCCCACCCCGCGCCACGCCAAGCGCTGACTGA